The following nucleotide sequence is from Candidatus Thermoplasmatota archaeon.
AGTATGGCTGCCTGCCTGCTTAGAAAAATTCGATGCTGACGCTATAAGATACTATCTTATTGTGAACATGCCTGAGACTAAAGATTTGGATTTTTCTTGGGAAGATTTTATTACAAAGAACAATACAGAGCTTGTAGCTACACTAGGCAACTTCATCTATCGCGTGCTTAGCTTCGCGCACAAAAATTTTAATGGTATTCCTAAGAAAGGCAATGAGCTTGATGATTTGGATAATGAAGCTATCAGAATGATTCTTAATACTTACGAAAATGTAACTCGCTCATTAGAGAGATGTGAGTTTAAAAATGCATTGAGGGAGATAATGGCACTGGCGCATTATGGCAATAAATACATAGATGAAAAAGCGCCTTGGAAAATGATAAAAGAGGATAGAAAGAAATGTCAAACTGCCATTTACGTGAGTTGTAGATTAGTAAAAGCTCTGGCCCTGTTGCTAGAGCCTTTTCTACCATTCTCAGCGCAAAAACTACAAGCTCAACTTGGATTTAAATCTAAAAAATGGGGAGATTGTTTAGAAGATATTTCAGAGCACAAACTAGAAAGAGTTGAGATGCTGTTTAAGAAATTAGATAAAAATGTGGCCTCGTAAAAAGCAAAGCACCAAGGAGATGTTCGAAGATTTTGTAGCTCAATATAGCGGTAAAGCTTGCCCATTATGCGGTAGTAGCGATTTGAAGCCGCTCTATAACGATTATGTAGAGTGTTCTCAATGTAAACATATATTCAGTAAGCCTAAAGGGAGAGAGTACTTAGAGAAGGCGCAAAGCTTGTGTCCGCTCTGCGGTTCTAAAGATTACGAGATACTTTTCGAGAATAACGTAGAATGCAAAAACTGTAAATGGGTGTATAGATTAAAGGGAAGCGCATAGAAACTATCTATGCTACCACAATAAAAGCTCTACTTCATACACAGTACCTTCATACACAATACTTCTAGATGCTGAAATTGTGCTCAGCATGGGAGTGTCTGAGAAATATAATAACGTTATTGTTGTGCTGTTCCTCAGGTATAAATTATAAGATATGTCTTTTAGTGTATTATCAAGAAAATCCAGTAGCCATTTAAAATTACCTTCTTTACCAGTTTCATTCCAACCGTTAGGCCCGAAAATAACATATGTAAGATTACTGTTATGATATTTAGAAGCGTCAGTAATATTTAGCGCAATATCGAAACTTCTAAGTGCATCGTTTCCTAAAGTTTTTAAGTATTGCTGTGAGTAGCTCTGCTGCATTAAAGGGGCTCTAAAGCTCCCAATAAAGAGTATTGCTACTATAAATACAAGTGCGCCGAGTGCTGTTTCTATTACATGAATTTGCGCTTTTCTCATCTTTATTAGAGAGGGGATGGCGCTAAGCCTACTAACGGATAGATTACAAACGCAAATGTTATCCAGCCTATACAGCCCATTATAAAGGCATGCTTTAAGCCTGGGATAACCTTACCTTCACACATAAGTCCTCCGACTATGCCATTGCCCAAAGATTGAATCAAAACTGAGCAGAACAATATGAATGCCAGGAGTGCTATGTCAACTTCAGCAATAGCTGCTCCGCCAAGCCCGCCCCCTCCAAACTGTGTAGCCTCAACGCCTGCAGATACCACTGCAGGCAGAAAGATGCCTGAAAGTATTGCTACAACTGCGAGATAAACAAAAAATCCCACGTAGATTACTATCACATACATTGCAGTACCTTTCCTCCTCTCTAACTCAAGCCATTTTATTTCGCGCGCGTCGTTAGAAGCGGTAATGAGAATATCACTTATTCTCCCGCCAGCACGATTCGCTTCCTCAACCAAAGATACGCTTCGCTGTACAAGTTTAGTTTTCACCCTTTCCGCAAGCAGTTTGAGAACTTCTTGAAAAGCAATTCCCCATGATATTTGAGTTGCCATTTTACTGACTTCTTTAGTTAGAGCCCCGTACTCAGTTTTAGAAAGTGCTGTTATAGCTGCAGTCATGCTTAAGCCTCCACGCCAATACTCTGATAAATCGCGCAAGAAATCAGGAAGCTTCTCTTCCATTTTATCTAATTTTTTTATTTTGAAATGCTGATAAAAACTTATAGGCCCTATTGGTAAGAGGACTGCGAGCGCTAAATAACTTATATTTCCACTTTCTGCTTTTATTACTGCTTCACCAGCAGTTGCTGTTATTGTTGAATTGATATAAAGTACAGAAAAAATTATTCCTAAAGCAAGCGATGTTATAATTATAGCTAATTTTATCCAGAAGTCGTATTCTTTCGGCTTTATAATTTTAAGCTCGGCTTTTTTCAATTGTAGCACCAACCGTTCTTGCTAATCACATTCCAGGGGATGCAGACCAGATTATATATGCATATGCTAAATGGATAACAGGCAATAGTATGAATATAATTAAAGCCATGATACCGGGCGAAAATTCGAAGCCGCCACCACCGACCCAAGACATTACAACCATCATTATTAAGAGCAGTAGAGGCGTAGCAACAGCTACTACTAAATAACTTTCGCCCAGTATTCCTAAAGTCTCTATAAAATCACGTTGCTCTCTTCTACCCTCCCTCATATAATATTCAGCTCTTGAGATAAAATAAGTTTTCAAATCACCACCAGCTGTTAGTGTGCCAATCGTACCATTAATAAAATCTCGGAATTTTTCAGAAGGGCTTCGCAAACTTGCGTTTTTAAGTGCAGTAATTAAATCAACTCCCAGCGCGGTAGTATCGCGATATATCCAAGAAGCTTCTTTAGATATTTCGCCATATATTTCTTCCTGCTTGCCCAACGATCTAAATATAGTCTGAGGAGCTGCATGAGCACTTGCCATTGCAGCAATAAAATTAGCTGCATAAGGTAAACGCCTGTCAATGTCTCTTTTCCTCTTTTTAGCCCTACTAGAAGGTGCAGAGATGAATACTGCATAAGTACCGGCTCCAAACAAGATAGGTAATAGAATGAAAATAAGTCGGTGGAAAATGTCAGGCAGTGGTAGAAAAGAAGGCAGCAGTAAGTTGATTATTACAGCTGCTACAAAGCCTACAAATACTCCTATTACAGTATTAAGCCATGTATATGCCAGATAAGCTTCTGGCAATAACTCGATTCTAGCGCATAGAAGCTCGTCTTTTAATCTATAACTTTTAGCCGCAGCCCCTTTAGCAAGTCCTCCTAGCGCTTTGTAACATAACCTTTGATATGCAGTAAGTACCATAGTGCTAAAGTTAAAGAGCCCTTTCGCCAAGCTCGCTTTTTATCCTTTCAAGAACTTCCTGCGGATGCACCTGATATTCCATTATTATTCTGGCTACATCATTATGCTTCCTTATACCTTTTGTTACCATCCATTCTATAACTGCCTGCCGCCTCTTGAGCTCACTCATTATTTCGTCTTTCCTTATGTTAGCTTTTACCATTATTTTCTCTAGCACATAGCTTTTACCTGAGAACTCAAAATCATCTAAGGC
It contains:
- a CDS encoding type II secretion system F family protein yields the protein MKKAELKIIKPKEYDFWIKLAIIITSLALGIIFSVLYINSTITATAGEAVIKAESGNISYLALAVLLPIGPISFYQHFKIKKLDKMEEKLPDFLRDLSEYWRGGLSMTAAITALSKTEYGALTKEVSKMATQISWGIAFQEVLKLLAERVKTKLVQRSVSLVEEANRAGGRISDILITASNDAREIKWLELERRKGTAMYVIVIYVGFFVYLAVVAILSGIFLPAVVSAGVEATQFGGGGLGGAAIAEVDIALLAFILFCSVLIQSLGNGIVGGLMCEGKVIPGLKHAFIMGCIGWITFAFVIYPLVGLAPSPL
- a CDS encoding type II secretion system F family protein; this translates as MVLTAYQRLCYKALGGLAKGAAAKSYRLKDELLCARIELLPEAYLAYTWLNTVIGVFVGFVAAVIINLLLPSFLPLPDIFHRLIFILLPILFGAGTYAVFISAPSSRAKKRKRDIDRRLPYAANFIAAMASAHAAPQTIFRSLGKQEEIYGEISKEASWIYRDTTALGVDLITALKNASLRSPSEKFRDFINGTIGTLTAGGDLKTYFISRAEYYMREGRREQRDFIETLGILGESYLVVAVATPLLLLIMMVVMSWVGGGGFEFSPGIMALIIFILLPVIHLAYAYIIWSASPGM